Part of the Sphingobium sp. TKS genome is shown below.
CGCCGGATAGACCGCGCCGGAGGTTCCAACCGAAACGAACAGATCGGCCCGCCGGAGCGCCTCATCGATCATGTCCATCTCGTAAGGCATTTCGCCAAAAAACACGATGTCGGGCCGCAATCGCGGTTCGCCGCACCCATCGCAAACCGAAGCCGGCGGCAAGGCTTCCATCCAGCGCTTCGCTTTCCCACAGGCCGCGCAAAGCGCCGACTGCAACTCCCCATGCATGTGGATCAGCCGCTTCGCCCCGGCCCGCTCATGCAGATCATCGACATTCTGGGTGACGATCAGCAATTCCCCCGGCCATTGCGCATCCAGCGCCGCCAGCGCCTCATGCGCGGCATTGGGCCTGACCTCCGCCAACTTCGCCCGCCGCTCGTCATAGAAGCGATGCACCAGCGCGGCGTTGCGCGCCAAAGCTTCGGGGGTACACACATCCTCGACCCGATGTCCCTCCCACAGACCGTCCGGCCCGCGAAAGGTTGCAAGGCCACTCTCGGCCGAAATCCCTGCGCCGGTCAGGATTACGATATTGCGAATGTCGTCCATCCCCTGAGCTTAGCGATCGAGCGAGCCGCTCGCGACGATTTTCCTTCCCGCCCATTTTCTATTGCGATGGCCAATAGCAAAGGGATGACGTAGCAAAGGGATGACAGAGCCCGCCCATTCTGGCATCCGCCACGCGACATTTTAAGGAATGACAGTGATGACGAGCATCGGGATTTTCGGAGCAGCAGGCCGCATGGGACACGCCATCGCGCAGATCGCCCAGGAAGCCGGGCTGAAAATCGCCGGAGGCACCGACCGCAGCGGCGAAGGGGAACTTGCCCCCGGTATCCCCATCACCACCGATCCCCTCGCGCTGGCGCAACGGAGTGACGTGCTGATCGACTTTTCCGTGCCCGCTGCCCTGTCCGCCCATCTCGACGCCTGCATCGCGGCGAAGAAGCCCGTCCTGATCGGCACCACCGGGCTTGAACCCTTGCATCATGCGCTGATCGACGACGCCGCAAGGCAAATTCCGCTGCTCCAGACCGGCAACACCTCGCTCGGCGTCAACCTGCTGGCGGCGCTGGTGGAGCAGGCAGCCGCGCGCCTGGGCGACGATTGGGACATAGAGATTGTGGAAATGCACCACCGCCACAAGGTCGATGCCCCGTCCGGCACCGCCCTGCTGCTGGGCGAAGCGGCGGCGCGAGGACGCGGCATCACCCTGGCCGACCATAGCGAGCGCGGCCGCGACGGCATCACTGGCGCCCGGGCCAAAGGCGCGATCGGTTTCGCGGCCCTGCGCGGCGGCTCCGTGGCGGGCGACCATCAGGTCATCCTCGCCACCGAGGGCGAGCGGATCGAAATCGGCCATCGCGCCGAAAGCCGCCTCATCTTCGCGCGCGGCGCCGTCAAGGGTGCGCAATGGCTGATCGATCAGCCTATAGGCCGCTATGACATGAAAGGCGTTCTGGGCCTCTGAACGTGAAGAAGGACCAGATCTTCGACTTTTTCAGCCGCCTTGCTGAAGCCAATCCGGCGCCCCGCACGGAGCTGGAATATGGCAATGACTATCAGCTTCTGGTCGCGGTGGTCCTCTCCGCACAGGCTACGGACGTCGGCGTCAACAAGGCGACACGCGCCCTGTTTCGCGATGTCCAAACGCCGCAGCAGATGGTGGACCTGGGCGAAGAGGGGCTTAAAGCACATATCAAGACCATCGGCCTGTTCAACGCCAAGGCGAAGAATGTCATCGCCCTTTCCGAGATATTGGTCCGCGATTTCGGCGGAGAGGTGCCGCAGGACCGCGACGTTCTGACCACCCTGCCCGGTGTGGGACGCAAGACGGCCAATGTCGTCGTCAACACCGCCTTCGGACAGGAAACTTTCGCGGTCGACACCCATATCTTCCGCGTTGGCAACCGGACCGGCCTGGCGCCGGGCAAAACCCCGCTGGCGGTGGAATTGAAGCTGGAAAAGCGCGTTCCCGGCCCTTTCCGCCGCGACGCCCACCACTGGCTGATCCTGCACGGCCGCTATGTGTGCAAGGCACGCAAGCCCGAATGCTGGCGCTGCATCGTGGCCGATCTATGCCGCTTCAAACCCAAGACGCCAGCGCCCGGAACGGCAAGCTGATTATCGTGCGGTTCAGCCGAACGATGCTAAAAGGAGCGGAATAACGGATGAAGCGTTAGCGCGCCGTCATTCCTGCAGTCACAAGGAGAGACATCATGTCCGCTCATCTCACCCACCGGCTGGCTCTGGCCATGGCTTTCGCCTGCGCCGCCGCCCCAACCCTCGCCAAGACCGCTCCCGACAATCTCGTTCCCGCCGGCAAGCCGGTCGATTGCGTCCAGATCACGTCGATCCGCTCCACCAATGTCCGTGATGACCGCACGATCGACTTCATCATGAACGGCAACAAGGTCTATCGGAACACGCTGCCTTATAGCTGCCCCAGCCTGGGCTTCGAAAAGCGCTTCCTCTACAAGACCAGCCTGTCTCAGCTTTGCTCGGTGGACATTATCACCGTGCTCTACGAGGCTGGCGGATTGCAGCGGGGGGCGAGCTGCGGCCTTGGCGAATTCCAGCCGATGCGAAAACTCGCGAAATAACTTTGGTCTGGGGCGATTTTGGTGCTGGCGTGAGCGATTGGGCTTTGCTAAGCGGCCCTTCAC
Proteins encoded:
- a CDS encoding NAD-dependent deacylase gives rise to the protein MDDIRNIVILTGAGISAESGLATFRGPDGLWEGHRVEDVCTPEALARNAALVHRFYDERRAKLAEVRPNAAHEALAALDAQWPGELLIVTQNVDDLHERAGAKRLIHMHGELQSALCAACGKAKRWMEALPPASVCDGCGEPRLRPDIVFFGEMPYEMDMIDEALRRADLFVSVGTSGAVYPAAGFVQTARHVGARTLELNLDPSAGSFYFEESRMGPASDLVPELVRELLG
- the dapB gene encoding 4-hydroxy-tetrahydrodipicolinate reductase, whose protein sequence is MTSIGIFGAAGRMGHAIAQIAQEAGLKIAGGTDRSGEGELAPGIPITTDPLALAQRSDVLIDFSVPAALSAHLDACIAAKKPVLIGTTGLEPLHHALIDDAARQIPLLQTGNTSLGVNLLAALVEQAAARLGDDWDIEIVEMHHRHKVDAPSGTALLLGEAAARGRGITLADHSERGRDGITGARAKGAIGFAALRGGSVAGDHQVILATEGERIEIGHRAESRLIFARGAVKGAQWLIDQPIGRYDMKGVLGL
- the nth gene encoding endonuclease III, with the translated sequence MKKDQIFDFFSRLAEANPAPRTELEYGNDYQLLVAVVLSAQATDVGVNKATRALFRDVQTPQQMVDLGEEGLKAHIKTIGLFNAKAKNVIALSEILVRDFGGEVPQDRDVLTTLPGVGRKTANVVVNTAFGQETFAVDTHIFRVGNRTGLAPGKTPLAVELKLEKRVPGPFRRDAHHWLILHGRYVCKARKPECWRCIVADLCRFKPKTPAPGTAS